The genomic DNA AGTCTTCTTCTTGCGATAATCGTTCAATCATGGCATGGATGGCCGCGATAGGGAAGATTGGCTTACAAATGGTGAGAACAATCAGACGTGCCAAGTGCCTGCGGGTGTATTTTTTCTTGTTTGGCTTGGGGAGGTAGCCGTGCTTGACATAATTGTTAATCATTGCGGCAGTCAGTGGTTTTTCTTTTTGGGAAATGACAGAGCTAGTCTGTTGGTTGATATAAAAGAGGACCTGATCCAGATAGAGATCCAGGTCAGGCAGTTGGTGCCACTTTGGTAGTTGGTTCATTTTGCATACCACTCAATCTAGTTTTTATAACTAGATAATATCATTTTTTAAATAACGAGGCAAGAAAAAAGTGGATTATCCTCAATATGATATACTAGAAGTATGAAAATTTTACTTCCAAATGCTAAAGAATTAAACACAAGAATTGACAATCACCCTTTTCAGTCTTTAAGTTCAGAAAGTCAAGCAGTATTGGCTGTCATGGAAGCGATGACTGTGCAAGAATTAGCTGCTTTTTATAAATTAAAACCAGAGAAGGCAGAACTTGAAGAGAATCGCTGGCATCGTATTCAGACGCAGCAGGCTAAAACCTACCCCGCTTGGCAACTTTATGATGGTCTAATGTACCGCTATATGAAGCGACGTGATCTATCAGAGTCAGAAATAGACTACTTGCAAGATAAAGTGTTGATTGCGACCGGCTTTTATGGCCTGATTTCCCCTTTTGAACTGATTTCTCCTCATCGTTTGGACTTTCAGGGCAGTTTAAAAATCGGTCAACAATCGCTCAAACAGTTTTGGCGCAAAAAGTATGATGCCTTGCTGGCAGATGATGACTTGATTCTCTCTCTCTTGTCGTCAGAGTTTGAACAGGTCTTTTCACCGTCAGTGCAGAAACGTATGATTCGTATCGTGTTTATGGAGTCCGTAGCAGGAAAGTTACAGGTTCACTCAACCATCTCCAAAAAAGGTCGTGGTCGGTTACTGTCCAAATTAGCTGAAGAAAATTGTAGCAATTTAGAGGAAGTTAAGAATTTATGTTTTGATGGCTTTTCTTATTGTTCGGATTTGAACCAAGAAAGCACTGTTGTCTTTCTGAGAAACAAGTTTTAAGGCGAACGTTATTACAAAAATAACGTTTTCTTTTTTTACTAGCAGTAGCGAAAAAATATTACTTGTGCTATAATAGGGTGTTACAAATTTTTTACAAAAGGTTTCATTAAGGTTATGAGAAAAAGAAAAAACCACTCCAAGCGTTCAAAATTGGAGTATGTTAATATTGCGCTGTTCATCCTGTTTGCCTTACTGGCTGGACTCTTTCTTTTCACCATGTATCGGTACCAGATATTGGATTTTCGGTACCTCAACCATTTGATAACAGGATTAACACTTGCTCTAGCTTGTCTGACCGTCTTCTTGATGGTACGAAGAAAAGCTAGGGTTTTTACAGCCGTTGTATTAGTGCTCGCTTTGATTGCAAACTCTATTGGCATGCTAGCAATCAAGAGCGTATTAGACTTATCAACGTCCATTCAATCCACTTCAACTTACTCAGAATATGAGATGAGTGTTGTGGTTCCCGTTGATAGCGAGATTACAGATGTGCGCCAAGTGACCAGTCTGCTAGCTCCAACAGCTATTGATCAAGACAACATCACGGCTCTACTCGAAAATATCAGTCAGATGAAATCGGTTGACTTAAGCACAACACCAGCCGCCTCTTATTCCTCTGCCTATCAATCTCTCATGGCTGGAGAGGCACAGGCAATGGTATTGAATGGTGTGTTTGCCAGCCTGATTGAATCAGAAGATG from Streptococcus oriscaviae includes the following:
- a CDS encoding DUF1836 domain-containing protein; the encoded protein is MNQLPKWHQLPDLDLYLDQVLFYINQQTSSVISQKEKPLTAAMINNYVKHGYLPKPNKKKYTRRHLARLIVLTICKPIFPIAAIHAMIERLSQEEDSALLYDCFVRCFQGDSQDAPILIQKTCQTIHAYQETLALVQELEGDYHEL
- the yaaA gene encoding peroxide stress protein YaaA, which encodes MKILLPNAKELNTRIDNHPFQSLSSESQAVLAVMEAMTVQELAAFYKLKPEKAELEENRWHRIQTQQAKTYPAWQLYDGLMYRYMKRRDLSESEIDYLQDKVLIATGFYGLISPFELISPHRLDFQGSLKIGQQSLKQFWRKKYDALLADDDLILSLLSSEFEQVFSPSVQKRMIRIVFMESVAGKLQVHSTISKKGRGRLLSKLAEENCSNLEEVKNLCFDGFSYCSDLNQESTVVFLRNKF